In Citrus sinensis cultivar Valencia sweet orange chromosome 4, DVS_A1.0, whole genome shotgun sequence, one DNA window encodes the following:
- the LOC102622475 gene encoding uncharacterized protein LOC102622475 has product MGNCQAIDAAALVIQHPNGRIERLYWPVTASEVMRMNPGHYVSLIIPLPSSSVSDEDKQPDHQKTVRFTRVKLLRPSDTLSLGHAYRLVTSQEVMKVLRAKKSAKTKRLHQESVHENLQTVQEKLIDSGAETQRDKENTNQVMKHERHRPMSTPVNQAAMRSKPWRPSLQSISEAGS; this is encoded by the exons ATGGGGAATTGCCAAGCTATTGATGCTGCAGCTTTGGTCATTCAGCATCCAAATGGGAGAATAGAGAGGCTTTATTGGCCTGTTACAGCTAGTGAGGTCATGAGAATGAACCCCGGCCATTATGTTTCCTTGATCATTCCATTGCCTTCTTCTTCTGTGTCCGACGAAGACAAGCAGCCGGATCATCAGAAAACGGTGCGTTTCACTCGGGTCAAGCTTCTCCGGCCGAGTGATACTCTTTCCCTTGGTCATGCCTACAGACTTGTTACTTCTCAAG AGGTTATGAAAGTGTTGCGAGCAAAGAAGTCTGCAAAAACAAAGAGGCTGCATCAGGAGTCGGTTCATGAGAACTTGCAGACGGTGCAAGAGAAGCTGATCGATTCAGGCGCCGAAACACAACGAGACAAGGAAAATACCAACCAG gtGATGAAACATGAAAGGCACCGTCCGATGTCCACACCAGTGAACCAAGCGGCAATGAGGTCCAAACCATGGCGGCCTTCGTTACAAAGCATCTCAGAGGCTGGGAGCTGA
- the LOC127901894 gene encoding uncharacterized protein LOC127901894, protein MSVQFQILNFGPVPSAQLGQNGPPRVLLSAAHSPSRQNTIHHHYHRQHSYPTHSLRHCSIFTPFIIFFFISLTLSQTSLQTLTELLLPQKYTYPDPTPEFAEAETHEFRDEILKKLSKDKETFGDERDTVNEVFNNFLHKEYGGPGTLLVEPFTDMLIAPKERKLPAGP, encoded by the exons ATGTCAG TCCAATTCCAAATACTCAATTTTGGGCCCGTTCCTTCTGCTCAGCTCGGACAAAATGGCCCACCGCGCGTCCTGCTGTCAGCCGCTCACAGTCCTTCCCGCCAAAACACCATTCACCACCATTACCATCGCCAACATTCTTATCCTACGCACTCCCTGCGTCACTGCTCCATCTTCACTCCTTtcattatcttcttcttcatatcTCTCACTCTCAGCCAAACATCTTTGCAAACCCTGACGGAACTTCTCCTCCCCCAGAAATACACTTATCCCGACCCAACCCCTGAATTTGCTGAAGCT GAAACCCACGAGTTCAGGGATGAGATTTTGAAGAAGCTCTCCAAGGACAAAGAGACCTTTGGAGATGAACGTGACACTGTCAATGAG gtGTTTAATAATTTCCTCCACAAAGAGTACGGAGGACCTGGGACATTACTGGTGGAGCCTTTTACAGATATGTTGATTGCTCCGAAGGAGAGGAAATTACCCGCAGGACCTTAG